The Hymenobacter swuensis DY53 genome includes the window GCTACGGCACGCTGGAAGAGTACAAGCAGTTTGTGGACCGGGCCCACGCCAACGGCCTGAAAGTGGTGCACGACGTGGTGCTCAACCACATGGGCTCCAAAAACTACCTATTCCTAGATCAGCCCGCCAAAGACTGGTTCAACCAATGGCCAGGCTTCACGCGCAGCAATTACAACTCCTCGGCCCTCAACGACCCCTACGGCTCGAAGCTGGATGGCAAGCTGTATAACAAAGGCTGGTTCGACACCACCATGCCCGACGTGAACCAGAGCAACCCGCTGGTAGCTACCTACCTGATTCAGAACTTCTTGTGGTGGGTGGAATACACCGGCCTCGACGCCTACCGCATCGATACCTACCCGTATTCTGACCCCAAATTCCTGATGCTGTGGGGCCAGGCCCTGAACGAGGAGTTTCCGAACCTGTTTAAGTTTGGCGAGGCCTGGGTGGGCAGCACGGCCCAGCAGGCCTTCTTCGCCCGCAACGTGTTCCAGCCCGTCGATGGGTTCAAGTCCAACCTGGAATCGGTGTTTGATTTCCAGTCGCAGAACGCCATGCACGAGGCGCTGCGGGGAGACCAGCCCAACCTGAACCGGGTGTACGAAGCCCTGCAGGGCGACTGGATGTACGAGGACGCCACCCGCAACGTGACCTTCCTCGACAACCACGATATGAGCCGCTTCTACTCGGTGATTGGGGAGGATTTCAACAAGTACAAGCTGGGCGTGGCCTGGCTGCTCACCACCCGCGGCATTCCGCAGCTCTACTACGGCACCGAGGTGCTGATGAAGAACTTCTCCAACCCCGACGGCAAGGTGCGCGAGGACTTCCCCGGTGGCTTCTCCGGCGACAAGCAAAACTACTTCACGGCGGCCGGCCGCACGGGCCAGGCCGGCGAGGCGTTCAACTACCTCAGCAAGCTGAGCCTCTACCGCCAAGCCCATCCGGTGCTGGCCACAGGCAAGCTCATGCAGTTCATTCCGCAGGATGGCGTGTACACCTACTTCCGCTACAACGACCAGGGCGAGGCGGTGATGGTGCTGCTCAACGGCAACAAAGACGAGAAAACCGTGGACGGCGCACGGTTCGTAGAGCGCACAGGCGGCTTTACCTCGGGCACGGAAATCACCACCGGCACCCCTGTTTCGGACCTCAAGAGCTTTAAAGTACCGGGCCGCACGGCCTGGGTGGTGGAGCTAAAAAAATAAGATTAGCGACGAGCGGCGGAACCACAGCCGTTCGTCGCTACTTATGTACTACCGCTTGGTACTATCTTCAGCCTCAACCTGATAAAGCTATGACCGACCTCACCAACCAAGTAGCCATTGTAACGGGTGCCAGCCGGGGCATCGGCCGCGCTATTGCCCTGCTGCTGGCCCTGCAAGGAGCCAAAGTGGTAGCCGTAGCCCGCACCGCTGAGGAACTGGAAGAGCTCAACGCCAAAACCCAGGGACTGGCCATTCCGGCCGACGTGGCCGATGAGGACGACGCCCAGCATATCGTCACAGAAACCCTCAGCCGCTTCGGCCGACTGGATATTCTGGTGTGTAATGCCGGCGTAGGCTCCTTCAACCTGCTGGAACACTTCGACGCCGCCGAGTGGGACCGTATTTTCGACGTGAACGTGAAGGGTACGTTTCTGCTCTGCAAAGCCGTGGTACCCCACTTCAAGGCCCAGGGCCGGGGCCACATCGTGGGCATCACCTCCGATGTGAGCAAACGCACCTTCGAGCACGGCACGGCTTACGGGGCCAGCAAGTTTGCTCAGGATGCCCTGCTGGCCTCGCTGCGCAAGGAAGTACGGCCCCACGGCGTGAAAGTCAGCACCATTTACCCCGGTCTGGTGGATACGTATTTCAACGACTCCCGCCCCGGCAGCCTCGACGCTGAGAAAACCCACCTCAAGCCCTCCGACGTGGCCCAGGCCGTGCGCTACGTGCTGGAAGCTCCGGCCCATGTAGTTATCGACGAGCTGATGCTACACCCAATAACGCAGGAATGGTAGGCTGTCATTGCTTCGCGCTGCTCGCAATGACAACTCAACCAAACGCCTATCTTGTTCGCCTATGAAATACCTGCTGCTGCCGGCGGCGGCCCTGTCTTTGGGGCTGGCTGCGTTCGGGCTTTCTTCTTTCACCTTGCAACCCTCCGTTTCTGTGGCCGAAACGTTTGCCCCCTCAGACCCTAATACCACCGACGAGCAGCCCCAAGATCATAAGCTGGTGATTTACCAGATGATGACCCGCCTGTTCGGCAACAAAACCGCCGTGAACAAGCCCTACGGCACGCTCCAGGAAAACGGCGTGGGCAAGTTCAACGACATTACCGGCCCGGCCCTGCAGGCCATCAAAAAACTGGGAGCCAGCCACGTATGGTACACCGGCGTGATTGAGCACGCCACCATGACGGACTACACCAAACAAGGCATTGCCCTGGATGATGCCGACGTGGTGAAAGGCCGCGCCGGCTCGCCCTACGCCATCAAGGATTACTATGATGTGAACCCCGACCTGGCCGTGGACGTGAAAAACCGCATGCGGGAGTTCGAAGACCTGGTGAAGCGCACCCACGACAACGGCCTGAAAGTCATCATCGACTTCGTGCCCAACCACGTGGCCCGCACCTACAAGTCGGATGCCCACCCGGCGGGCGTGGCCGACCTGGGGGAGAAGGACGACAAGAACGTGGCCTTTGCGCCCAACAACAACTTCTACTACCTGCCCGGCAAGCCCTTTGTGGTGCCGGCCGGCTACAACCCACTGGGCACGCTGAAAGGCCCCCGCGAGGACGGCAAATTCCAGGAAAACCCCGCCAAAGCCACCGGCAACGACGTGTTTTCGGAAGCGCCCAAGGTGGACGACTGGTTTGAAACCATCAAGCTCAACTACGGCGTCGATTACCAGAACGGCCGCAAAAAGCACTTCGAGCAGACGCCCGATACCTGGCTGAAAATGCGCGACATCCTCATCTTCTGGGCCAAAAAGGACGTGGACGGCTTCCGCTGCGACATGGCCGAGATGGTGCCGGTAGAGTTCTGGGCCTGGGTGATTCCGGAGCTGAAAAAGGTGAACCCGAAGCTGGTGTTCATCGGCGAAGCCTACGATGCCAAGACGTACAAGATGTACATCGAGCAGGGCCACTTCGACTACCTCTACGACAAGGTGGGCCTCTACGACGGCCTGCGCCGCCTGATGCGCGGCGAGGGCACCACCGAGGATATCACTAAAGTCTGGAAGGAGGAAAGCCGCGGCATTGCCAATCATATGCTGCGCTTCCTGGAAAACCACGACGAGCAGCGCATTGCCAGCAAGGACTTCGCCGGCAACCCCCGCGCCGCCATTCCGGCCATGACGGTTTCGGCCACACTGGCTACCGGCCCGGTGATGCTGTACTTCGGGCAGGATGTGGGCGAGCCGGCCCACGGCTCGGAGGGCTTCTCGGGTGAGGACGGCCGCACCACCATTTTCGACTACTGGGGCGTGCCCGAGCACCAGAAATGGATGAACGGCGGCAAGTTCGATGGCGGCCGGCTTAGCCCCGAGCAGCGCCAGCTCCACGACTTCTACGCCCGCTTACTCACGCTCACCAGCCAGAGCGACGCCATCCGCCGCGGCCGTTTCTACGAGCTGCAGGACGCCAATAATCTGGATGCCCAGTACAACCAGCGCCAGCTGTACACCTACGTACGCTACACCGGGAAGCAAAAGCTGCTCATCGTGGTCAACTTCAGCCCCGATAAAACCTACCGGCCTACCATCCGGATTCCGCAGAATGTGATGCAGCTCATGGGCCTCAACCCCCAGCAGTTCTACACCTACTCGGAGTTGCTCAGCCAGGCCCCGGCCGTGGAAACCCTGAACCTCACCCTGGCTCCCCAAAGCGCCTACATCTTCGAAATCAACCCAAAAAAATAGAACTCAGAGTTCAGAGCCTAGAGCTTAGCAAGTTTCTGATTTCTAAGCTCTAGGTTCTCACATCTAAGCTCTCCCTCTCCCTAATTCCCACACAATCACAATGGCAACCAGTGTAGCAGCCGCTCCCCCCGGCACCGATAACAAACCTCGCCTCAGCTTCTGGCAGATCTGGAATATGAGCTTTGGCTTCTTGGGCATCCAGTTCGGTTTCGCGTTGCAGAACGCCAACGTCAGCCGCATTTTCGAAACCCTGGGCGGTACCGAAATTGCCCTGTACTGGCTGGCTGCCCCGCTTACCGGCATGCTCGTGCAGCCCATCATCGGGTATATGTCGGACCGCACCTGGAGCCCGAAATGGGGCCGCCGCCGGCCGTTTTTCCTGGTGGGCGCAGTGCTGGCCTCATTTGCCTTGCTGGTGATGCCCAACGTATCCGCCCTGTGGATGGCTGTGGGCATGCTCTGGATTATGGACTCCAGCATTAACATCAGTATGGAGCCGTTTCGGGCGCTGGTAGGTGACTTGTTGCCGTCGGAGCAGCGTACCACGGGCTTCGCAGCCCAGACGTTCTTTATTGGGGTAGGTGCCGTGGTGGCATCCATGCTGCCCTGGATGTTTACCAACTGGTTTGGCATTGCCAATACGGCTCCGGCTGGTCAGATTCCGCCGTCGGTGAAGTATGCCTTCTACATCGGAGCAGCGGCCTTCTTCACGGCGGTGCTCTGGACGGTACTGACCACTAGAGAGTACCCACCGGCTGATATGGCCGAGTTTGAAGCCGAAAAGCGCCGTACTGCTGGTTTCTGGAACGGTATCCGCGAGTCGTTCGGTGGCATCTTCCACATGCCCAAAACAATGGCGCAACTGGCTATTGTACAGTTCTTCTCCTGGCTGGCGCTGTTTTCTATGTGGATTTACACCACACCTGCTGTTACCAGCCACATCTACCACACCACTGACACTACTTCCAAACTCTACAATGAAGGGGCCGACTGGGTAGGCGTGTGCTTTGCTACGTACAACGGGGTTTCGGCCGTGGCGGCTTTGCTGCTGCCTTTTATTGCCCGCGCTACCAGCCGCCGCTTCACGCACTTGCTATGCTTAGTAGCCGGCGGTTTGGGCCTCATTTCCATCTACTTCATTCAGGACCCCAAAATGCTGCTCGTGTCCATGATTGGGGTAGGCATTGCCTGGGCCTCCATCCTAAGCGTGCCCTACGCCATGCTGGCCGGCGCATTGCCCGCCAACAAAATGGGCTACTACATGGGCGTGTTCAACTTCTTCATTGTGATTCCGCAGGTAGTGGCAGGCCTGATTCTGGGCTTTTTCACCAAAACCGTATTCGGTGGCGAAGCGGTGTACACGCTGATTCTGGGTGGCGTTTCCATGATTATTTCGGGCCTGCTAACGCTGCGCGTGCACGACGCCGACGATATCCGCCTGCCCGCCGACGCCACCATCCAGACCAGCTCATCCGGCTACGACACGACCGTGGAATCCGACCCGCGCGTGTAATTCCTCAACCAACTGACCTCAACTAAAAATCCCCGCCGCACCTGAGTGCAGCGGGGCTTTTTAGTTGAGGTGCGCGGTATCCGGGGCCTAGCCGTGCTGCAGCCACTGCTGGGCCATTTGCTCCTCTGTGAACACCCGCAGCTGGGTACTGTTGGTGGGGTCGTGGTCGTACTCGGCTAGGCGGGGGCGCAGGATATCGGCGTGGTAGGGGGTGGTGAGGTAGGCCAGGCGGCGCGGGATGCCCGGCAAGGCCGTCTTCAGCTCAGCCCGAAACTCCTGCAGCAACCACTGCAGATCCGTGGGGTCGGCGAGGCCCCGACTGCGCAAATCAATCAGCCAGCGGCCGGCCTGCTCGCGCCTAGCCAGCGCCAGGCCGGTGCGGTAGCCTTCCCGGTGTTCGGCGGAGGTAGCCGGCCGCGTCCAGCGCAGAAACACCACCGCTAAATCGGGGCGGTAGGAGAGGTGCAGATAGTTGGGGAGGGCGGAGTCGGGCATACGGTAGTCGGGCAAAGGTAAGGCGACTTTTCTCGCGGTCCGGCCGAAAGATGCCACCGCTACATGAATCTTCGGTGAACTACCGTGCCCCCGCACGGCCCGCCCCCACGACACCCGTTAACGGCTGGTTTTCGGGCTTTCGGGGCCAAAACTGCCCGGTTGGTTGGAATCGGCGGGCCGCCCACCCGGCTATTTGCGCGGCGGCGCGTAACTTCCGCTTCCATTCGTCTCACTCACCTCCTTTATTTGATGACTCGTAATCACCTGTTGCTACTGGGCCTGGGCGCTTCGTTGGCCGTTCAGCCGGCCTTGGCGCAAAAGTCTACCCCCAAACCTGCCACCGTTACCAAGGCCCCGGCCGCTACGGCCGGCGGCGCCCGCCTCGTGGAGAAAGTCACCCGTAAAGGCTCGGAGCTGGTGATTCCCTACGAAAAATACGTGCTGCCCAACGGCCTCACCGTCATCGTGGCCGAAGACCATTCCGACCCGCTGGTGCACGTCGATGTCACCTACCACGTGGGCTCGGCCCGGGAGCAGATCGGTAAGTCGGGCTTTGCTCACTTCTTTGAGCACATGATGTTCCAGGGCTCCGACCACGTCGCCGACGAGCAGCACTTCAAAACCGTTTCGGCATCCGGCGGTACGCTCAACGGCAGCACCAACCGCGACCGGACCAACTACTTCGAAACCGTTCCCAGCAACCAGCTCGAAACCGCGCTGTGGCTGGAGGCAGACCGCATGGGCTTCCTGCTGGATGCCGTGACCCAGCCCAAGTTCGAGAACCAGCGCAGCACCGTGAAAAACGAGCGGGGCCAGAACTACGACAACCGCCCCTACGGCCTGGCTTCCGAGAACGTGAGCCGCACGCTTTACCCCTACGGCCACCCTTATAGCTGGCTCACCATCGGCTACCTCGAAGACCTGGACCGTTCCGATGTGAACGACCTCAAGAACTTCTTCCTGCGCTGGTACGGCCCCAATAACGCCACCCTTACCGTGGGCGGCGACGTGAAGCCGGCCGACGTTGTGCGGCTGGCCGAGAAATACTTTGGCCCCATTGCCAAAGGCCAGCCCGTAGCGGCCCAAAAGCTGCCCGCTCCCAAGCTGACGGCTGACCGATACGTGAGCTACAAGGACAACGTGCGCTTCCCGATGCTGCAGATGGTGTTCCCGACGGTACCCAGCGGCCACCCCGACGAGTACGCGCTGGACGCGCTGGCCGAAATTATCGGGCAGGGCAAAAACTCCCTGCTGTATAAGAACCTCACCAAAACCCAGCAGGCGGTACAGTCCCAGGCCTACAACAGCACTTCCGAGCTGGCCGGCGAGTTTACCGTTGTCACGCTGCCCTTCCCTGGCAAAGGCCTCGATTCCCTGGAAATTAAGGTGCGCAACACCTTCAAGGAGTTTGAGCGGACGGGTGCCACCGCCGAGCAGGTAGCCCGCTTCAAGGCCAGCACCGAAGCCCAGATGATCAACGGCCTGGCCAGCGTGCAGGGCAAAGTAAGCCAGCTGGCCGCCAACCAGACCTACTTCGGCAACCCCAACCGCCTGCCCGGGGAGCTGAAGCAGCTACGCGCCGTGACGCCCGCCGAGGTGAACCGCGTGTACAACCAGTACATTAAGGGCAAGAACGCCGTGATTCTGAGCGTGGTGCCCAAAACCGGCAGCGTCGCCCCGGCCAAGGCCGACAACTACACCGCCAGCAAGGACGGCTACAAAGCCCCCGACTACGGCTACGATGGCCTGAAGTACGTGAAGGCCACCGATACCTTCGACCGGAGCAAGCAGCCCGGCGCGGGCGCCAACCCCGTGGTGCAGGTGCCGGCCGTGTGGCAGGCATCGTTCCCGAACGGCTTGCGCCTGATGGGTAGCCGCAACACCGAAATTCCGACCGTGACCATGCTGCTCACCATGCGTGGCGGCCACCGCCTGGAGCAGGCCACGCCCAACAAGGCCGGTATTGCCTCCCTTACGGCCAGCATGCTGAACGAGGGCACCCAGAAGTACACCGGTGAGCAGTTCAGCTCGGAACTGGATAAGCTGGGCAGCACCATCCGCATTTCGGCCGGCGACGACAATACCACCGTGTACGTGCAGAGCCTGACCAAGAACCTGCCCGCTACCATGAAACTGCTGGAGGAGCGCCTGCTGCATCCGCGCTTCGATGAGGCCGATTTCGCCCGCCTCAAAAAGCAGGCTCTCGAAGGCATTGCCAACCAGAGCACTCAGCCGGTAGTCATTGCCGATAAGACGTTTGCCCGCCTCGTGTACGGGGCCGGCGACATCATGCAGACGCCCGGCAGCGGCACCGTGGCCACCGTCACGGGCCTCACGCTCGACGACGTGAAGCAGTTTTACCAGCAGAACTACGCCCCTAACGTGAGCCACTTGGTGGCCGTGGGCGACGTGGATCAGACTGGCCTCACCAACCAGCTGGGCTTCCTCAAAGGCTGGGAGCAGAAGCGTATCAGCCTGCCGGCCGGTATGGCCACCACCCAGCCCGATAAAACGCGCATTTACTTCGTGAACAAGGAAGGCGCGGCGCAGTCGGAAATCCGGGTGGGCTACCTCACGCCCCTCACCTACGACGCTACCGGCGACTTTTACCGCGCCTACCTGAGCAACTACCTGCTGGGCGGCGCCTTCAACTCGCGCATCAA containing:
- a CDS encoding glycoside hydrolase family 13 protein, whose amino-acid sequence is MNSFRFLPLLAGSWLAATSSVALAAPALTVTESAAPAAKTAAIQRIDPTFWWVGMKNPKLQLLVHGPGIASSTATLKAYDGVTLDGVQKLESSNYLLLNLTISPSAKPGKLQLEFQGAKKTTFAYELKQRTTPGDKQKVQGLAQQDFIYFLMPDRFSNGDPKNDYIKDMRAPKVARDSMYARHGGDLKGIENHFDYFKSLGVTALWMTPVVENDMPKASYHGYALTDYYNTDRRYGTLEEYKQFVDRAHANGLKVVHDVVLNHMGSKNYLFLDQPAKDWFNQWPGFTRSNYNSSALNDPYGSKLDGKLYNKGWFDTTMPDVNQSNPLVATYLIQNFLWWVEYTGLDAYRIDTYPYSDPKFLMLWGQALNEEFPNLFKFGEAWVGSTAQQAFFARNVFQPVDGFKSNLESVFDFQSQNAMHEALRGDQPNLNRVYEALQGDWMYEDATRNVTFLDNHDMSRFYSVIGEDFNKYKLGVAWLLTTRGIPQLYYGTEVLMKNFSNPDGKVREDFPGGFSGDKQNYFTAAGRTGQAGEAFNYLSKLSLYRQAHPVLATGKLMQFIPQDGVYTYFRYNDQGEAVMVLLNGNKDEKTVDGARFVERTGGFTSGTEITTGTPVSDLKSFKVPGRTAWVVELKK
- a CDS encoding M16 family metallopeptidase is translated as MTRNHLLLLGLGASLAVQPALAQKSTPKPATVTKAPAATAGGARLVEKVTRKGSELVIPYEKYVLPNGLTVIVAEDHSDPLVHVDVTYHVGSAREQIGKSGFAHFFEHMMFQGSDHVADEQHFKTVSASGGTLNGSTNRDRTNYFETVPSNQLETALWLEADRMGFLLDAVTQPKFENQRSTVKNERGQNYDNRPYGLASENVSRTLYPYGHPYSWLTIGYLEDLDRSDVNDLKNFFLRWYGPNNATLTVGGDVKPADVVRLAEKYFGPIAKGQPVAAQKLPAPKLTADRYVSYKDNVRFPMLQMVFPTVPSGHPDEYALDALAEIIGQGKNSLLYKNLTKTQQAVQSQAYNSTSELAGEFTVVTLPFPGKGLDSLEIKVRNTFKEFERTGATAEQVARFKASTEAQMINGLASVQGKVSQLAANQTYFGNPNRLPGELKQLRAVTPAEVNRVYNQYIKGKNAVILSVVPKTGSVAPAKADNYTASKDGYKAPDYGYDGLKYVKATDTFDRSKQPGAGANPVVQVPAVWQASFPNGLRLMGSRNTEIPTVTMLLTMRGGHRLEQATPNKAGIASLTASMLNEGTQKYTGEQFSSELDKLGSTIRISAGDDNTTVYVQSLTKNLPATMKLLEERLLHPRFDEADFARLKKQALEGIANQSTQPVVIADKTFARLVYGAGDIMQTPGSGTVATVTGLTLDDVKQFYQQNYAPNVSHLVAVGDVDQTGLTNQLGFLKGWEQKRISLPAGMATTQPDKTRIYFVNKEGAAQSEIRVGYLTPLTYDATGDFYRAYLSNYLLGGAFNSRINLNLREDKGYTYGARSGFQGTRYVGPYTAQAGVRADATAASVKEFMKEIQNYRNGITDEELQFLQASVGQSDALRYETGQQKAAFLSRLLEYDLPTTYVQQQSDILKALKKEDVQGIAQKYLPADNMYIVVVGDRAKSFPGLAELGYEVVELDAEGTRVATAAPAAAPASVLTPAPDAEKMKVVTKDANGKKEKKKSKKDKDAK
- a CDS encoding alpha-amylase family glycosyl hydrolase, whose amino-acid sequence is MMTRLFGNKTAVNKPYGTLQENGVGKFNDITGPALQAIKKLGASHVWYTGVIEHATMTDYTKQGIALDDADVVKGRAGSPYAIKDYYDVNPDLAVDVKNRMREFEDLVKRTHDNGLKVIIDFVPNHVARTYKSDAHPAGVADLGEKDDKNVAFAPNNNFYYLPGKPFVVPAGYNPLGTLKGPREDGKFQENPAKATGNDVFSEAPKVDDWFETIKLNYGVDYQNGRKKHFEQTPDTWLKMRDILIFWAKKDVDGFRCDMAEMVPVEFWAWVIPELKKVNPKLVFIGEAYDAKTYKMYIEQGHFDYLYDKVGLYDGLRRLMRGEGTTEDITKVWKEESRGIANHMLRFLENHDEQRIASKDFAGNPRAAIPAMTVSATLATGPVMLYFGQDVGEPAHGSEGFSGEDGRTTIFDYWGVPEHQKWMNGGKFDGGRLSPEQRQLHDFYARLLTLTSQSDAIRRGRFYELQDANNLDAQYNQRQLYTYVRYTGKQKLLIVVNFSPDKTYRPTIRIPQNVMQLMGLNPQQFYTYSELLSQAPAVETLNLTLAPQSAYIFEINPKK
- a CDS encoding SDR family oxidoreductase, whose amino-acid sequence is MTDLTNQVAIVTGASRGIGRAIALLLALQGAKVVAVARTAEELEELNAKTQGLAIPADVADEDDAQHIVTETLSRFGRLDILVCNAGVGSFNLLEHFDAAEWDRIFDVNVKGTFLLCKAVVPHFKAQGRGHIVGITSDVSKRTFEHGTAYGASKFAQDALLASLRKEVRPHGVKVSTIYPGLVDTYFNDSRPGSLDAEKTHLKPSDVAQAVRYVLEAPAHVVIDELMLHPITQEW
- a CDS encoding MFS transporter, whose amino-acid sequence is MATSVAAAPPGTDNKPRLSFWQIWNMSFGFLGIQFGFALQNANVSRIFETLGGTEIALYWLAAPLTGMLVQPIIGYMSDRTWSPKWGRRRPFFLVGAVLASFALLVMPNVSALWMAVGMLWIMDSSINISMEPFRALVGDLLPSEQRTTGFAAQTFFIGVGAVVASMLPWMFTNWFGIANTAPAGQIPPSVKYAFYIGAAAFFTAVLWTVLTTREYPPADMAEFEAEKRRTAGFWNGIRESFGGIFHMPKTMAQLAIVQFFSWLALFSMWIYTTPAVTSHIYHTTDTTSKLYNEGADWVGVCFATYNGVSAVAALLLPFIARATSRRFTHLLCLVAGGLGLISIYFIQDPKMLLVSMIGVGIAWASILSVPYAMLAGALPANKMGYYMGVFNFFIVIPQVVAGLILGFFTKTVFGGEAVYTLILGGVSMIISGLLTLRVHDADDIRLPADATIQTSSSGYDTTVESDPRV